Proteins from a single region of Polyangiaceae bacterium:
- a CDS encoding FG-GAP-like repeat-containing protein: MSIRSGAWFVVVGCVAGMYACGSDESSSTPGPKLDAGNDAAVDSTPDSMLQTCGTAGSTLPAGTDLVWDDGMVDGNLRAGTGSITVDGTIYALNEVPIWEAVRFELEHPATILGFDVMWANVPDGAEPTLELQAGLYRDFGHNGFDFWAKEPLWEGTRCAGDVEAGAWTSYALPSPVSIDHPGLVYVAHHAPAPTSPVFAFGKTAAADCELFDNCRSAINIPDAPGYFNGVSFSFQRNYLVRLRVKYTDQVAAKDKVFQPLAATEGQHISFADYDADGDDDALVQGKLLRNDKGSFVDVSTSAGLSGVAATGGVFGDYDNDGCLDLFLYAEAYDKPDSLMRSNCDGTFTDVTAAAGIGDVQSYETCGDAKNVHAPSAAAAWADLDADGYLDLYLADFICWEKETFYSDQVFHNEGNGTFSEWSGLHGFSSIRRASRGVAPADADGDGDIDLFINNYRLQANQYYVNNGDGTVAEKASGVGLAGKATPQGISAYYGHTIGAAWGDLDNDGDLDLVAANLAHPRFFHFSNKTQILLNDGKGNFSDHAGVWDTPFGNIGLRYQETHSVPVLADFDNDGNLDLVITAVYDGRPTDFYWGNGDGSFRLDSYHAGITTENGWGAAAADIDDDGDVDLFATGLFENKGNGVTLGHFVQARVIGNVAANRAGIGARVFVKAGSKTWLRQVQGGSGKGGQDSLTLHFGVGAVTNVDEVRVVFPGGKSVTFPGPIAVDQRLWLYEDGSMKTGMTPP; encoded by the coding sequence ATGTCGATACGCAGCGGGGCGTGGTTCGTCGTGGTTGGTTGCGTCGCGGGCATGTACGCTTGCGGCTCGGACGAGAGTTCGTCCACACCGGGGCCCAAGTTGGATGCCGGCAACGACGCGGCGGTGGATTCGACTCCCGACAGCATGTTGCAAACCTGCGGCACTGCCGGGTCCACGCTGCCTGCGGGAACCGATCTCGTGTGGGACGACGGCATGGTGGACGGCAACCTGCGCGCCGGGACCGGGAGCATCACCGTCGATGGCACGATCTACGCCCTGAACGAAGTGCCGATCTGGGAGGCAGTGCGTTTCGAGCTGGAACACCCCGCCACCATCCTCGGCTTCGACGTGATGTGGGCCAACGTGCCCGATGGCGCCGAGCCGACTCTCGAGCTGCAGGCCGGTCTCTATCGCGACTTCGGCCACAACGGTTTCGACTTCTGGGCGAAGGAGCCGCTGTGGGAGGGCACGCGCTGCGCGGGGGACGTCGAAGCCGGAGCGTGGACGAGCTACGCACTGCCGTCACCGGTGAGCATCGATCATCCCGGCCTGGTCTACGTCGCGCACCATGCGCCGGCGCCGACGTCGCCAGTGTTCGCCTTCGGCAAGACCGCGGCTGCGGACTGCGAGCTCTTCGACAATTGTCGCTCGGCGATCAACATCCCGGATGCACCCGGCTACTTCAATGGCGTTTCTTTCTCCTTCCAGCGCAACTACCTGGTGCGCTTGCGCGTGAAGTACACCGACCAGGTCGCCGCCAAGGACAAGGTGTTTCAGCCCCTTGCTGCGACGGAAGGGCAACACATTTCTTTTGCCGACTACGATGCGGATGGCGACGACGATGCATTGGTGCAGGGCAAGTTGCTGCGCAACGACAAGGGCAGCTTCGTCGACGTCTCGACCAGCGCTGGCCTCAGCGGCGTTGCCGCTACCGGCGGAGTCTTTGGGGATTACGACAACGACGGGTGTCTGGATCTGTTCCTCTACGCGGAGGCCTACGACAAGCCCGACAGCCTGATGCGCAGCAACTGTGACGGCACCTTCACGGACGTGACGGCCGCGGCCGGCATCGGTGACGTCCAGAGCTACGAAACTTGCGGGGACGCGAAGAACGTCCATGCGCCCTCCGCCGCCGCGGCGTGGGCGGATCTGGACGCCGATGGCTACCTGGATCTCTACCTTGCCGACTTCATCTGTTGGGAAAAGGAGACGTTCTACTCCGACCAGGTGTTCCACAACGAAGGCAACGGCACCTTCAGCGAGTGGTCAGGACTACACGGGTTTTCCAGCATTCGGCGGGCGAGTCGAGGCGTGGCGCCGGCCGATGCGGACGGGGACGGGGACATCGACCTCTTCATCAACAACTACCGCTTGCAGGCCAACCAGTACTACGTGAACAACGGTGACGGCACCGTCGCCGAGAAGGCCAGTGGAGTGGGCCTCGCGGGCAAGGCGACTCCCCAAGGCATCTCGGCCTACTACGGCCACACCATCGGCGCTGCTTGGGGTGACCTGGACAACGACGGAGACCTAGATCTAGTCGCGGCCAACCTCGCGCATCCCCGCTTCTTCCACTTCTCCAACAAGACGCAGATCTTGCTCAATGACGGCAAGGGCAATTTCAGCGATCACGCCGGCGTCTGGGACACGCCCTTCGGCAACATCGGTCTGCGCTACCAAGAGACGCACTCGGTGCCCGTACTCGCGGACTTCGACAATGACGGCAACCTGGATCTGGTGATCACCGCCGTGTACGACGGCCGCCCGACGGATTTCTACTGGGGCAACGGCGACGGAAGCTTCCGCCTCGACTCTTACCACGCTGGCATCACCACCGAGAACGGTTGGGGCGCGGCGGCAGCCGACATCGACGACGACGGCGACGTGGACCTGTTTGCCACGGGTCTGTTCGAGAACAAGGGCAACGGCGTAACGCTTGGGCATTTCGTGCAAGCGCGAGTGATCGGTAACGTCGCCGCGAATCGCGCCGGCATCGGCGCACGGGTGTTCGTCAAGGCTGGCAGCAAGACCTGGCTTCGCCAAGTGCAGGGCGGCAGCGGCAAGGGTGGGCAAGACTCGCTGACGCTGCACTTTGGCGTCGGCGCCGTCACCAACGTGGACGAAGTGCGCGTGGTGTTTCCCGGCGGCAAGAGCGTCACCTTCCCCGGACCGATAGCGGTCGATCAGCGACTCTGGCTCTACGAGGACGGCAGCATGAAGACTGGCATGACGCCTCCATGA
- a CDS encoding Uma2 family endonuclease, whose protein sequence is MSHLEALQGQPIRPLRRSEFNQLADLGAFEDERVELLYGQLVPMSPVGAPHCSALERLTELFVVKLVGRMRIRIQMPIAASDESQPQPDLAVAPLSDGKGDHPAHPVLVIEVSHTSLTMDRRVKGKLYAECGVPEYWIVNIPDEVVEVHTSPEAGAYQSCRIFRSGEVVKPSAFPEIEVPVDLLMRD, encoded by the coding sequence GTGTCGCACTTGGAGGCGCTACAGGGTCAACCCATCCGGCCGCTCCGGCGGTCCGAGTTCAACCAGCTCGCCGATCTGGGCGCGTTCGAGGATGAGCGGGTCGAGCTGCTCTACGGCCAGCTGGTTCCCATGAGTCCGGTCGGTGCGCCGCACTGCTCTGCCCTCGAGCGACTGACCGAGTTGTTCGTGGTCAAGCTCGTCGGCCGCATGCGCATCCGCATTCAGATGCCCATCGCCGCATCGGACGAGTCACAGCCCCAGCCAGACCTCGCCGTCGCTCCCCTCAGCGACGGCAAGGGAGACCATCCGGCACACCCAGTACTCGTGATCGAGGTGTCCCATACGTCCCTCACCATGGACCGACGCGTCAAGGGGAAGCTCTATGCCGAGTGCGGCGTCCCCGAGTACTGGATCGTGAACATTCCGGACGAAGTCGTCGAAGTACACACCTCGCCGGAAGCGGGTGCGTACCAGTCTTGCCGCATCTTCCGCTCGGGGGAGGTCGTGAAACCCAGCGCTTTCCCCGAGATCGAAGTGCCCGTCGACTTGCTGATGCGCGATTGA